TGATGCTCAGGAACGTGCCCTGGCGGTCGCGTACCGCCTGCTCCGCCGCGCGGAACTCGGCGTGCGACGTGTCCACCCTCTCCAGCTTGGTGCTCGCCAGATAGTCGCCAATCGTGTACGGCAACACGAAGTAGCCGTCGGCCAGCCCCTGCATGAGCGCCGAGGCGCCGAGGCGATTGGCGCCATGGTCGGAGAAGTTCGCCTCGCCGGCCACGTGCAGCCCGGGAATCGTACTCATGAGGTTGTAGTCCACCCAGAGGCCGCCCATGGTGTAGTGCACGGCCGGGTAGATGCGCATGGGCTGTTCGTACGGATTCTCATCCGTGATGCGCTGGTACATGTCGAACAGGTTGCCGTAGCGCTCGGCGATGGTGGGCTTGCCCAGCCGCTTGATGCTGTCGGCAAAGTCGAGGTACACCCCGAGGCCGCCCGGACCCACGCCGCGCCCGTCGTCGCACGCCTCCTTGGCGGCTCGCGAGGCAATGTCTCGCGGGGCGAGGTTGCCGAAGCTCGGGTACTTGCGCTCCAGGAAGTAGTCGCGCTCCGCATCGGGAATCTGCGACGGCGCCCGCTGGTCGCCGCGCTTGAGCGGCACCCAGATGCGCCCGTCGTTGCGGAGCGACTCCGACATGAGCGTGAGCTTCGACTGATGATCCCCGCTCACCGGAATGCAGGTGGGGTGGATCTGCGTGTAGCACGGGTTGGCGAACGCCGCGCCCTTCTTGTGGGCGCGCCAGGTGGCGGTGACATTCGAGTACATGGCGTTCGTGCTCAGATAGAACACGTTGCCGTAGCCGCCCGTGGCGAGCACCACCGCGTCGGCCGCATGCGACGTGATCTTGCCGGTGAGCAGGTTGCGCGTCACGATGCCGCGCGCATACCCGTTCACCACCACGAGCTCGAGCATCTCCTCGAAGGTGTGCATTTGCACCTTCTTGAGCGCGGTCTGCCGCTCCAGCGCCTGGTACGCGCCAAGCAGCAGTTGCTGCCCGGTCTGGCCGCGGGCGTAGAAGGTGCGCGACACCTGTGCACCGCCGAACGACCGGTTGGCCAGCAGGCCGCCATACTCACGCGCGAAGGGCACGCCCTGCGCCACACACTGATCGATAATGTTGACCGACACCTGCGCCAGGCGATAGACGTTCGCCTCGCGGGCGCGGAAGTCACCGCCCTTGATCGTGTCGTAGAAGAGGCGCTTGACCGAGTCACCGTCGTTCTGGTAATTCTTGGCGGCGTTGATGCCCCCCTGCGCCGCGATGGAATGCGCACGCCGCGGCGAGTCGTGGAACACGAAGCAGGAGACGTTGTAGCCCAGCTCCGCCATGGTGGCGGCCGCCGAGGCGCCGGCGAGACCGGCCCCCACCACGATCA
This genomic stretch from Gemmatimonas sp. harbors:
- a CDS encoding fumarate reductase/succinate dehydrogenase flavoprotein subunit — encoded protein: MLDLNSKTPSGPLEQKWDKHRFEMKLVNPANKRKHHVIVVGAGLAGASAAATMAELGYNVSCFVFHDSPRRAHSIAAQGGINAAKNYQNDGDSVKRLFYDTIKGGDFRAREANVYRLAQVSVNIIDQCVAQGVPFAREYGGLLANRSFGGAQVSRTFYARGQTGQQLLLGAYQALERQTALKKVQMHTFEEMLELVVVNGYARGIVTRNLLTGKITSHAADAVVLATGGYGNVFYLSTNAMYSNVTATWRAHKKGAAFANPCYTQIHPTCIPVSGDHQSKLTLMSESLRNDGRIWVPLKRGDQRAPSQIPDAERDYFLERKYPSFGNLAPRDIASRAAKEACDDGRGVGPGGLGVYLDFADSIKRLGKPTIAERYGNLFDMYQRITDENPYEQPMRIYPAVHYTMGGLWVDYNLMSTIPGLHVAGEANFSDHGANRLGASALMQGLADGYFVLPYTIGDYLASTKLERVDTSHAEFRAAEQAVRDRQGTFLSIKGKRTVDSFHKELGKIMWDYCGMARDREGLTKAIGLIQTLKQEYWQNVNVPGSGDSLNQSLEKAGRVADFIELGELMCRDALNREESCGGHFRTEYQEEGEAKRNDDEYAYVAAWEYAGEGKDPILNKEPLEYENVKLSTRSYK